Proteins encoded together in one Fibrobacter sp. UWH4 window:
- the pheS gene encoding phenylalanine--tRNA ligase subunit alpha codes for MSEAINNVKQAFDAELAQTDLTNQEAVNNLRVKYLGKKGAVTDLMKQMGSLSAEERPAYGKLVNELKVAVSEAIDKAIETANQAALQKKLESGFVDTTLPGAGIPAGSTHPLYDVREEIIDFFSQMGFEVDFGRDIETDWYNFEALNTPPDHPSRDMQDTFYVDDKVMLRTHTSGTQIHYMETHKPPFRMIAPGHVFRVDNDATHAPMFQQCEGLVVDENISFADLKGVLQVFMNKLFGEGVKTRFRPSFFPFTEPSAEMDVSCVFCGGKGCRRCKGTGWMEIGGCGSVDPNVFKNCGIDSEKYTGFAFGFGLDRIAMLRHAIPEIGLLTSNDQRFLSQF; via the coding sequence ATGAGTGAAGCTATAAACAATGTGAAGCAGGCGTTTGACGCAGAACTTGCGCAGACCGACCTTACGAACCAAGAAGCCGTCAACAACCTCCGCGTGAAGTACCTGGGCAAGAAGGGGGCCGTCACCGACCTCATGAAGCAGATGGGGAGCTTGAGCGCCGAGGAACGTCCGGCTTACGGCAAGCTCGTGAACGAACTTAAGGTCGCCGTCTCCGAGGCAATCGACAAGGCTATCGAGACCGCGAACCAGGCCGCCCTCCAGAAGAAGCTGGAAAGCGGCTTTGTAGATACCACGCTCCCGGGTGCAGGCATCCCGGCGGGCTCGACGCACCCGCTTTACGACGTGCGCGAAGAGATTATCGACTTCTTCAGCCAGATGGGTTTCGAAGTGGACTTCGGTCGCGACATCGAAACGGACTGGTACAACTTCGAAGCCTTGAATACGCCGCCCGACCACCCGAGCCGCGACATGCAGGACACGTTCTACGTGGACGACAAGGTGATGCTGCGTACGCACACCTCCGGCACGCAGATCCACTACATGGAAACGCACAAGCCGCCGTTCCGCATGATTGCTCCGGGCCACGTGTTCCGCGTCGACAACGATGCGACCCACGCCCCGATGTTCCAGCAGTGCGAAGGCCTGGTGGTCGACGAGAACATCAGCTTTGCAGACCTCAAAGGTGTGCTGCAGGTGTTCATGAACAAGCTATTCGGAGAAGGCGTCAAGACGCGTTTCCGCCCGAGTTTCTTCCCGTTCACGGAGCCCAGCGCCGAAATGGACGTGAGCTGCGTGTTCTGCGGTGGCAAGGGTTGCCGTCGCTGCAAGGGAACCGGCTGGATGGAAATCGGCGGTTGCGGTTCCGTGGACCCGAACGTGTTCAAGAACTGCGGCATCGATTCCGAGAAGTACACGGGCTTCGCATTCGGCTTCGGTCTCGACCGTATCGCCATGCTGCGCCACGCTATCCCGGAAATCGGCTTGCTGACGAGCAACGACCAGAGATTCCTGAGTCAGTTCTAA
- a CDS encoding N-acetyltransferase produces the protein MANELEFGLQTREELDEAGLIMARAYEDYDYVTLYFPDREKSRKGLQIFMQCVLKTCYGKADLLAAHRDGKLVARATLEAPGFKKPSAFQYIIHGFLRVYLNTKWSEINGFLAMDDNASKPCHDFQKSGPDIWYLSMLEVDPSAQGQGVGSQFLIYMEEYVRERGGKQLALFTNSRENLAFYSKRGYEVFHECEIEHDGKKIGSWSMKKILHL, from the coding sequence ATGGCAAATGAACTTGAATTCGGATTACAGACTCGCGAAGAACTCGACGAGGCAGGCTTAATCATGGCCAGGGCGTACGAAGATTATGACTACGTTACGCTCTATTTCCCTGATAGGGAAAAAAGCCGAAAGGGACTGCAGATTTTTATGCAATGCGTCCTAAAAACGTGCTATGGAAAGGCTGATTTGTTGGCGGCGCATCGAGACGGCAAGCTGGTTGCCCGTGCAACATTGGAGGCTCCCGGCTTCAAGAAGCCTTCCGCGTTCCAATACATTATACACGGCTTCTTGCGCGTATACCTTAATACGAAATGGAGCGAAATCAACGGATTCTTAGCTATGGACGATAACGCCAGCAAGCCCTGCCACGATTTTCAGAAATCAGGGCCGGACATCTGGTATCTCAGCATGCTCGAGGTGGACCCGTCTGCGCAGGGGCAGGGAGTCGGCTCGCAGTTTTTAATTTATATGGAAGAGTACGTGCGGGAGCGTGGCGGCAAGCAGTTGGCTCTTTTTACGAATTCCCGGGAAAACCTCGCTTTTTACAGCAAACGCGGCTACGAGGTCTTTCACGAATGCGAAATTGAGCACGACGGCAAAAAAATCGGCAGCTGGAGCATGAAAAAAATTCTACATTTGTAG
- a CDS encoding pyridoxamine 5'-phosphate oxidase family protein, translated as MRRKDREVLGDENIAKIIEQCTTCHVAMIDDANVGMPYVIPMSFGYSLMDGVLELYFHCAHVGKKLDCILKNPNVAFSMCVENRIEIHEDVYCKSGRFYASVVGQGKAEIVEDSAEKCRGLSLLMKRQAASAALSAHARQPSGSEHSSQSAASSVHATGATQQMHAAPHKFEFTPAQAAAVTVFKITSTNFTGKAKSE; from the coding sequence ATGCGACGCAAGGATAGAGAAGTTTTAGGCGACGAGAATATCGCGAAGATTATTGAGCAGTGCACGACCTGCCATGTCGCGATGATAGACGATGCAAATGTGGGTATGCCCTACGTGATTCCGATGTCATTCGGGTATAGTTTGATGGATGGTGTACTGGAATTGTATTTCCATTGTGCGCATGTCGGCAAAAAGCTCGACTGCATCCTCAAGAATCCGAACGTGGCGTTCAGCATGTGCGTCGAGAACCGCATCGAGATTCACGAAGATGTTTATTGCAAGAGCGGGCGCTTTTACGCAAGCGTCGTCGGGCAGGGTAAGGCCGAAATCGTCGAGGATAGCGCCGAGAAATGCCGCGGGCTCTCGCTCCTGATGAAACGGCAGGCTGCAAGTGCTGCGCTATCTGCTCATGCTCGGCAACCTTCAGGTTCCGAGCATTCCTCACAATCCGCGGCGTCGTCTGTGCACGCAACAGGTGCGACGCAGCAAATGCACGCCGCGCCGCACAAGTTCGAATTCACGCCCGCACAGGCTGCCGCCGTGACCGTGTTCAAGATAACAAGCACGAACTTCACCGGGAAAGCGAAATCGGAATAG
- a CDS encoding carbohydrate-binding domain-containing protein: MKLNKLPVFAVSATLWFAACSDENNAVANLEGYATSPEELISGNEIPTNDIPDTQNSGTEYPGHQNSGTQVPGNQLPDSGLSSASSEFPGGELGGNDIFSSSSAIPGNPPNPNPGNESGDDENDNDDARTLNGTQILLKLSGTSATVENNNGCVEVTDKVATITCPGAYYVTGESTDFQVVVNTPGTDNEGNTGIYLYNATLKSSNSPILVKNADKTVIHLVKGTTNVVEDGNGNHVFTKVNGAQDTSKAAIYSRDDLNIKGAGSLTVTANFKNGIQSSNDLKIKNGDITIVAADDGIRGKGSLHISGGTLNITANNGNGLKSDECEENPDGSFKDTVANKGFVKISGGNLTIKGRKSGIKAANYIDISDSTEPSTIKIESSNKGISAEKFLYINGGTIDVKSDSSALRTNWQVYMNGGDVTISTKKKGIHADSALYLRGSTINIVTAFEGMEAFKIFAEGGVTSVFATNDGWNGGGGPKNNSSSMAMFSESSGYITISGGYHYISAKGDMIDVLDANGTAKMTGGVLILEITGQSYENQGGMGMGMGMGWGPGQQGGNCGAYNFAGGLIDTDDGFSITGGVLLAFGNFSTDTPSCASQTYNSSNYYGSDKAAFKPTYQGNYILYGGDVNSVSQVNTAGMQELKFPNGVSYMYR, from the coding sequence ATGAAATTGAACAAGTTGCCAGTGTTCGCGGTGTCAGCAACTTTGTGGTTTGCAGCATGTTCCGACGAGAATAACGCCGTAGCGAATCTCGAAGGTTACGCCACTTCTCCCGAAGAACTTATTTCAGGCAATGAGATTCCGACGAACGATATTCCTGACACCCAAAATTCGGGAACAGAATATCCGGGCCACCAAAATTCAGGCACCCAGGTTCCTGGTAATCAGCTTCCCGACTCCGGACTTTCTAGTGCAAGCAGCGAATTTCCCGGCGGTGAGCTAGGCGGCAACGACATTTTCAGTTCCAGCAGCGCTATCCCAGGCAACCCTCCCAACCCGAATCCAGGCAACGAATCTGGCGATGACGAAAACGACAATGATGACGCGCGCACCTTGAACGGCACACAAATTCTCTTGAAACTTTCCGGCACATCGGCCACAGTCGAAAACAATAACGGTTGTGTCGAAGTTACAGACAAAGTCGCAACAATCACTTGCCCGGGCGCCTACTATGTAACCGGTGAATCCACCGACTTCCAGGTGGTCGTAAACACTCCGGGTACCGACAACGAAGGCAACACCGGCATTTACCTCTACAACGCCACCCTGAAAAGTTCCAATTCCCCCATCCTCGTGAAGAACGCCGACAAGACGGTAATTCACTTGGTCAAGGGCACCACCAATGTGGTCGAAGACGGCAACGGCAATCACGTGTTCACTAAAGTCAACGGAGCACAGGACACTTCGAAGGCAGCCATTTATTCCAGAGACGACTTGAACATCAAGGGCGCAGGCTCCTTGACCGTTACCGCCAACTTCAAGAACGGTATCCAATCCAGCAACGACCTGAAAATCAAAAACGGTGACATCACCATTGTCGCAGCCGATGATGGCATCAGGGGCAAGGGCAGTCTTCATATCTCGGGCGGCACGCTGAATATCACCGCCAACAATGGCAACGGCCTTAAAAGCGACGAATGCGAAGAAAATCCCGACGGCAGCTTCAAGGACACCGTGGCAAACAAGGGCTTCGTAAAAATTTCAGGAGGTAACCTTACCATCAAAGGGCGCAAGAGTGGTATCAAGGCAGCCAACTACATTGACATTAGCGATTCCACCGAGCCCTCGACTATCAAAATCGAATCTTCCAACAAGGGAATATCCGCTGAAAAATTCCTCTACATCAACGGCGGCACCATCGATGTAAAATCTGATTCTTCCGCCTTGCGCACCAACTGGCAAGTCTACATGAACGGCGGCGACGTGACTATTTCTACAAAGAAAAAAGGTATTCACGCCGATTCTGCCCTGTACCTGAGAGGTTCTACCATCAACATCGTCACGGCCTTCGAAGGCATGGAAGCATTCAAGATTTTCGCCGAAGGCGGCGTGACATCCGTATTCGCAACCAACGACGGCTGGAACGGCGGTGGTGGTCCCAAAAACAACAGCAGCTCCATGGCCATGTTCAGCGAGAGCAGTGGCTATATCACCATTAGCGGAGGCTACCACTACATCAGCGCGAAAGGCGACATGATCGACGTTTTGGACGCAAACGGCACCGCCAAGATGACCGGAGGTGTTCTGATTCTCGAAATTACCGGCCAGAGCTACGAGAACCAGGGTGGTATGGGAATGGGGATGGGCATGGGTTGGGGCCCAGGTCAGCAGGGCGGAAACTGCGGAGCCTACAACTTTGCTGGTGGCCTCATCGACACCGATGACGGATTCTCGATTACCGGTGGCGTACTCCTCGCATTCGGCAACTTTTCTACCGATACTCCCAGCTGCGCAAGCCAGACCTACAACAGTAGCAACTACTACGGCTCCGACAAGGCCGCTTTCAAGCCCACCTACCAAGGCAATTACATCCTTTACGGTGGCGATGTGAATTCGGTCAGCCAAGTAAATACGGCTGGAATGCAGGAACTCAAGTTCCCCAACGGCGTAAGCTACATGTACCGATAG
- a CDS encoding toxin-antitoxin system YwqK family antitoxin has protein sequence MQLVLGCTIERAEEKVLAEHANGAKKTSIWVYPDGEILKRNEWYTDGIKELEIPYKDGVPHGDFKRWTGFGDVALLGHYKKGLKDGKWTALFSDKKVEAYLYYENDHPVGDWEGWHFNRERSFEEHYNDDGLAVGIWKKWYDNGALQQEGNCHAKWDPKREIASAPAGRAKVKGKNAEDPDSSYLRRYTKDCHLLEEFTCKNGRLDGAFSLYYESYGETVDSANCGTGRIRVQGVLGKGATGKDSALIGTVTYFRADGTPMKQEHWNKDGKRDSVWRWFDERGNLVRECDLRVSGVVYGACEGNMSKFCAETSYVGGISGVLDGSNLSQSVGFEQSIGKFPATIRYIKPGRLLLYEEYWKDGQIAESRSFFPDSMGGKLASECFWKVDPKDGLSKRNGIMRNWYKSGVLRDSLTFVNGERVGEQFSYDSTGKLTIHKTEAGKNRPVIMHLLGEQAP, from the coding sequence TTGCAACTTGTTTTGGGGTGCACCATCGAACGGGCCGAGGAAAAGGTGCTTGCTGAGCACGCGAACGGGGCTAAAAAGACCTCGATTTGGGTATACCCCGATGGAGAAATCCTAAAAAGAAACGAATGGTATACCGATGGCATCAAGGAACTGGAAATCCCCTATAAGGACGGTGTGCCGCATGGAGACTTTAAGCGTTGGACTGGTTTTGGCGACGTGGCCCTGCTTGGACACTATAAGAAAGGTCTCAAGGACGGCAAGTGGACGGCGCTCTTTAGCGACAAGAAGGTTGAGGCGTATCTTTATTACGAAAACGACCATCCGGTGGGTGACTGGGAAGGTTGGCATTTTAACCGGGAGCGTTCTTTCGAAGAGCATTACAACGATGACGGCCTGGCGGTAGGAATCTGGAAAAAATGGTACGATAACGGAGCCCTGCAACAAGAAGGAAATTGCCACGCCAAGTGGGACCCCAAGCGCGAGATTGCTTCTGCTCCGGCGGGGCGTGCTAAAGTAAAAGGGAAAAATGCCGAGGATCCTGATTCAAGCTATTTGAGACGTTATACGAAAGATTGTCATTTGCTTGAAGAATTTACTTGCAAAAATGGACGGCTGGACGGTGCATTCTCGTTGTATTATGAGAGTTATGGCGAAACGGTTGATTCGGCGAATTGCGGTACCGGGCGCATCCGTGTACAGGGCGTGCTGGGCAAGGGTGCGACCGGCAAGGACAGTGCGCTTATCGGAACGGTGACGTACTTTAGGGCCGATGGCACTCCCATGAAACAGGAGCATTGGAATAAGGACGGCAAACGAGATTCTGTGTGGCGCTGGTTCGATGAACGTGGCAACCTGGTTCGTGAGTGCGACTTGCGTGTGTCGGGAGTGGTCTATGGCGCCTGCGAAGGAAATATGTCCAAGTTCTGCGCCGAGACATCGTATGTGGGCGGCATAAGCGGAGTGCTTGATGGTTCGAACCTGTCGCAGAGTGTGGGTTTTGAACAAAGTATTGGAAAATTCCCGGCGACGATTCGCTACATAAAACCGGGACGTTTGCTGCTCTACGAGGAATATTGGAAGGACGGGCAAATCGCAGAAAGCCGCAGCTTTTTCCCGGACAGTATGGGCGGCAAACTGGCGAGCGAATGTTTCTGGAAGGTAGACCCGAAAGACGGTTTGTCAAAACGCAATGGAATCATGCGTAACTGGTACAAGAGCGGTGTGCTCCGCGACAGCCTCACTTTCGTAAATGGCGAACGTGTGGGCGAACAGTTCAGCTACGACAGTACCGGTAAACTCACGATACATAAAACAGAGGCCGGCAAGAACCGGCCCGTGATTATGCATTTGCTGGGAGAGCAAGCTCCCTAA
- a CDS encoding GNAT family N-acetyltransferase: MENFEDFFTKAFETTTLKGERVTLKGVRENGSGPAAAENIFATIENSRDFLAEHLPWIPETDIFDLKKRIRSWVLNERFGQGGCWLIFKNTPNSPEGEFAGAIMMEINLRNHSATLSYWLAKPFTGQGLMTESVKLIIRFSFEHLKLNRLELLVSVHNTKSAAVATRCGFTEEGVNRDFELINGKFVDHRRYSLLARDVY; encoded by the coding sequence ATGGAAAACTTCGAAGACTTTTTCACCAAGGCATTTGAGACGACGACACTCAAGGGAGAGCGTGTCACCCTCAAGGGCGTACGCGAAAACGGCAGCGGCCCGGCAGCGGCGGAAAACATCTTCGCGACCATCGAAAATTCCCGCGACTTTTTAGCGGAACACCTCCCCTGGATTCCCGAGACCGACATATTCGACCTCAAGAAACGTATCCGTTCGTGGGTCTTGAACGAACGATTCGGCCAGGGCGGTTGCTGGCTGATTTTCAAGAACACGCCGAACAGCCCCGAAGGGGAATTCGCGGGCGCTATCATGATGGAAATCAACCTGCGGAACCACTCCGCCACGTTGAGCTACTGGCTCGCCAAACCCTTTACGGGGCAAGGACTTATGACCGAATCCGTCAAGCTGATCATCCGCTTTTCCTTCGAGCATCTCAAGCTCAACCGGCTGGAACTTCTCGTTTCGGTACACAACACCAAGAGTGCCGCCGTGGCCACCCGTTGCGGGTTCACTGAAGAAGGCGTAAACCGCGATTTTGAGCTGATAAACGGCAAATTCGTGGATCACCGGCGGTATTCTCTTCTCGCCCGCGATGTTTACTGA
- a CDS encoding TIGR02147 family protein gives MDNGENKKLVEPDILQYTNYRVFLRDYYEYKKKTSTAFSLRFFAEKAGLSSHAHLKLAIDGKRNITKNTVTKLIHGLGLENQRAAYFESLVFFNQAQTDADKQIYYAQLIKASPRSKLHKMDKAQFRIFQEWHHSAILEMVGLKDFRPIPDQISKKLRGLVTPAQVTESLNLLLELGLLVKTANGYRQRDPLITTDDEVQDLMVKMYHLQMLKLSANMLTELPGQERDISALTFGIKRSDFPNLKKHLQLMRKELLDFSAKAGEAEDVVQINIQLFPLTRGV, from the coding sequence ATGGATAATGGAGAAAATAAAAAGCTCGTAGAACCGGATATTCTGCAGTATACCAACTACAGGGTATTCCTGCGCGATTACTACGAATACAAGAAGAAGACTTCGACCGCTTTCAGCCTGCGTTTTTTTGCCGAAAAGGCAGGGCTTTCGAGCCACGCCCACTTAAAGCTTGCCATCGACGGCAAGCGCAACATTACCAAGAACACTGTCACCAAACTGATTCACGGCCTGGGACTTGAAAACCAGCGTGCCGCCTATTTCGAAAGCCTCGTATTCTTCAACCAGGCGCAAACCGACGCCGACAAGCAAATTTATTACGCACAGCTCATCAAGGCTAGCCCCCGCTCCAAGCTCCACAAGATGGACAAGGCTCAGTTCCGCATATTCCAGGAATGGCACCATTCCGCCATTCTCGAAATGGTAGGACTCAAGGACTTCAGGCCTATTCCTGACCAGATTTCCAAAAAGCTCCGTGGGCTAGTCACTCCCGCCCAGGTCACCGAATCCCTAAACCTTTTGCTGGAACTGGGACTGTTGGTCAAGACCGCCAACGGATACCGTCAGCGCGACCCGCTGATTACGACCGACGACGAAGTGCAAGACCTGATGGTCAAGATGTACCATTTACAGATGCTCAAGCTCTCGGCCAATATGCTGACGGAGCTTCCGGGCCAAGAAAGGGACATTTCGGCGCTCACTTTTGGAATTAAGCGCTCAGATTTCCCCAATTTGAAAAAACACTTACAACTAATGCGAAAAGAACTACTAGATTTCTCTGCAAAAGCAGGAGAAGCAGAAGATGTTGTTCAAATCAACATCCAGCTCTTCCCTTTGACCCGAGGAGTGTGA
- a CDS encoding carbohydrate binding domain-containing protein → MKFFLPIATIAAYAITVVSLTVSFVACSNDKTVAGIEIGNPSIADLDTTARDTVVKDTTPKDTTPKDTTPKDTVIKKLPALPLTANFSVDYSDIGPKLLTKTASNDEPILLDSFSLVLTQVRSFSSYYISVSVDPVLGLQLWPYEDTPDDELEISFTEGSSVEDPFKDIDLQEEGYLKEMGVGFRLNDMTSICGKILIDSSYVPFEYSLSNFQTLLLRYHYSQIEINDGKANLSVIFRVKQFIKDVDFSGAELGRDGILYINSNFNPELWQKLNERFVTSFQPLRYDYTSATGDSLSEYVVDIWNGIAAKQGENTIINGNFESPFTTDWILMNQFGGSADTSVIIENGSKDRIMKVQVNEGGNHSYSVQLIQENVALIKGIQYQCVFTIWSNIEGQITARIGSYATYETVGFQGHVDVHTTGQSVGITFTPEVSDPFARFELNLGGSARTFWIKDVQVIRLSK, encoded by the coding sequence ATGAAATTCTTTTTGCCCATAGCCACGATTGCCGCCTACGCCATTACGGTCGTTTCCTTGACCGTATCATTTGTCGCATGTTCCAACGACAAGACCGTGGCGGGAATCGAAATCGGAAATCCGTCGATTGCCGACCTTGACACAACCGCAAGGGATACAGTCGTCAAGGATACCACTCCGAAGGACACTACACCAAAGGACACGACTCCGAAAGATACCGTCATCAAGAAGCTGCCCGCACTCCCCCTGACGGCAAACTTCTCTGTAGACTATTCCGACATCGGTCCTAAGCTGCTCACCAAGACGGCCTCCAACGACGAACCAATCTTGTTGGACAGCTTCTCCCTGGTACTGACCCAGGTGCGCTCCTTCTCGAGCTACTACATTAGTGTTTCTGTCGACCCGGTGCTCGGGCTCCAGCTTTGGCCGTACGAAGACACTCCTGATGACGAACTAGAAATTTCGTTCACCGAAGGTTCTTCCGTAGAAGATCCGTTCAAGGACATCGACCTGCAAGAAGAAGGATACCTCAAGGAAATGGGCGTCGGATTCCGTCTTAACGACATGACTTCCATTTGTGGTAAAATCCTGATCGACAGTTCCTATGTTCCGTTCGAATACAGCCTGTCCAACTTCCAGACACTGCTACTCCGCTACCACTACTCCCAAATCGAGATCAACGACGGGAAGGCGAACCTGTCCGTCATATTCAGGGTCAAGCAGTTCATAAAGGACGTTGACTTCTCTGGCGCCGAACTGGGACGCGACGGGATACTCTACATCAACTCCAATTTCAATCCCGAACTGTGGCAGAAACTTAACGAGAGATTCGTCACCAGTTTCCAGCCCTTGCGTTACGACTACACATCCGCTACCGGTGATTCGCTCTCCGAGTACGTCGTCGACATCTGGAACGGTATCGCCGCCAAGCAGGGCGAAAACACGATCATTAACGGGAACTTTGAATCGCCTTTCACCACGGACTGGATCCTGATGAACCAATTTGGAGGTAGTGCCGACACGAGCGTCATTATCGAAAACGGTTCCAAGGACCGCATCATGAAGGTGCAAGTCAACGAAGGCGGCAACCACTCTTACAGCGTGCAGTTGATTCAAGAAAACGTCGCCCTCATAAAGGGAATTCAGTACCAGTGCGTATTCACCATCTGGTCCAATATCGAAGGACAGATTACGGCACGCATCGGTTCCTATGCCACTTATGAAACCGTCGGTTTCCAGGGGCACGTCGATGTGCACACCACGGGACAGTCGGTTGGCATTACCTTCACTCCGGAAGTCAGCGATCCCTTCGCCCGTTTCGAGCTCAACCTCGGCGGCTCCGCACGTACATTCTGGATCAAGGACGTGCAGGTCATAAGGCTTTCGAAATAA